From the genome of Nicotiana sylvestris chromosome 2, ASM39365v2, whole genome shotgun sequence, one region includes:
- the LOC138885611 gene encoding uncharacterized protein: MENQEVSNPREVPPPVQIEDQFDEVAPRPANRILRDYARPDRFNYESSVRKSPVAANNFKIRTGLIQTIQQSCIFTGDASEDPYSHLIDFLELVETAKYNGVPPEAIKLRLFPFSLKGDTKTWLRSLPQGSITTWDQMTQKFLNKYFSPAKTIKLRQDISNFLQTDTESVYQAWEMLKAMLRKCPHHDILEHILLYIFYHGLKPSSRNVIDAAAGGSVMGKTTEEALQLLNEISENVIQWPSECIIIKKAATVNQVDALNTLTHQIVSLSQKFETFQVNTQQPSQFEACDMCGGNHQNHECQATNHNDEHVNVIGYKQYPFGSPMAQKHPRFQWSNPNGAENSQSFQKQQIQGPPGYQNPNHGQSNFRPYQQAGPYQQRPQQAHSSLDDLLYKYIKVTDEKMESQNSSLKNLEIQLSQLAALVSEKIQGPLPSNTEKNPKEHLKVITLRSGKELDEPYADQSEQQVNNSKNVEIPSEPSEKNKVKKKEEKNIEKLTPLPVTIPFPQKMKREKFDNQFAKFWRF; the protein is encoded by the coding sequence ATGGAGAATCAGGAAGTAAGCAACCCACGCGAAGTACCACCACCAGTCCAAATAGAGGATCAATTTGATGAAGTGGCGCCAAGGCCAGCAAACAGAATCCTAAGGGATTATGCTAGACCTGACCGCTTCAACTATGAATCTAGTGTCAGAAAATCTCCAGTGGCAGCCAACAACTTTAAAATCAGGACTGGCCTGATTCAAACAATTCAACAGTCTTGCATCTTCACTGGAGACGCAAGTGAAGATCCATACAGTCATTTAATTGACtttttggaacttgttgaaacagctaagtataatggagtacctcctgaagctatcaagTTAAGGCTATTTCCTTTCTCTTTAAAAGGAGATACCAAGACTTGGTTGCGAAGTTTGCCACAAGGTTCCATTACCACATGGGATCAAATGACTCagaaatttttaaacaaatatttttccccTGCTAAAACCATAAAGTTAAGACAAGATATATCTAATTTCTTGCAGACTGACACAGAGTCAGTTTATCAAGCTTGGGAAATGTTAAAAGCAATGTTAAGAAAATGTCCACACCACGATATTCTTGAACATATACTATTGTATATTTTTTATCACGGGCTAAAACCCTCTTCTAGAAATGTGATAGATGCAGCTGCAGGAGGTTCAGTAATGGGAAAAACAACAGAGGAAGCATTGCAATTGTTGAATGAAATTTCTGAGAATGTCATCCAATGGCCATCTGAGTGTATAATTATCAAGAAGGCCGCTACAGTAAATCAGGTTGATGCTTTAAATACACTAACACATCAAATTGTTTCTTTGTCACAAAAGTTTGAAACTTTTCAGGTGAATACACAACAACCAAGTCAATTTGAGGCTTGTGACATGTGTGGAGGAAATCATCAGAACCATGAATGTCAAGCAACCAATCACAATGATGAACATGTCAATGTCATAGGTTACAAGCAGTATCCTTTTGGAAGTCCAATGGCACAGAAACATCCAAGATTTCAATGGAGCAATCCAAATGGTGCAGAGAACTCTCAAAGcttccagaagcaacaaatacaGGGTCCACCCGGATACCAGAATCCAAACCATGGTCAATCAAACTTTAGACCTTATCAACAAGCAGGGCCCTATCAGCAAAGGCCTCAACAAGCTCATTCAAGTCTTGATGATCTTCTGTATAAGTATATTAAGGTCACTGATGAAAAGATGGAGAGCCAAAATTCATCCCTCAAAAATCTGGAAATACAGTTGAGCCAATTGGCAGCTCTTGTTTCAGAAAAGATTCAAGGTCCCTTACCAAGCAATAcagagaaaaacccaaaagagCACCTTAAGGTCATCACCTTACGGTCAGGTAAGGAGCTTGATGAACCCTATGCAGACCAGTCAGAACAACAGGTAAACAACAGTAAGAATGTTGAAATACCCTCTGAACCGTCTGAAAAGAATAAagtcaagaaaaaagaagaaaaaaatattgaaaaattgaCTCCTCTCCCTGTGACTATTCCCTTtccacaaaaaatgaaaagagaaaagttTGACAACCAATTTGCAAAATTTTggagattttaa
- the LOC104241122 gene encoding UDP-glucose 6-dehydrogenase 3: protein MVKICCIGAGYVGGPTMAVIALKCPSIEVAVVDISVPRITAWNSDQLPIYEPGLEDVVKECRGRNLFFSTDVEKHVREADIVFVSVNTPTKTRGLGAGKAADLTYWESAARMIADVSKSDKIVVEKSTVPVKTAEAIEKILTHNSKGINFQILSNPEFLAEGTAIEDLFKPDRVLIGGRETPGGQKAIQALKDVYAQWVPEDRILTTNLWSAELSKLAANAFLAQRISSVNAMSALCEATGANVSQVAYAVGKDSRIGPKFLNASVGFGGSCFQKDILNLVYICECNGLPEVAEYWKQVIKINDYQKTRFVNRVVASMFNTVSGKKVAVLGFAFKKDTGDTRETPAIDVCKGLLGDKAKLSIYDPQVNEDQIQRDLSMNKFDWDHPLHLQPMSPTTVKQVSVVWDAYTATKDAHAVCILTEWDEFKTLDYQKIYDNMQKPAFIFDGRNVVDMEKLREIGFIVYSIGKPLDAWLKDMPAVA, encoded by the coding sequence ATGGTGAAGATTTGCTGTATAGGTGCTGGATATGTTGGGGGGCCCACCATGGCTGTCATAGCACTCAAGTGCCCTTCTATTGAAGTGGCTGTTGTTGATATTTCTGTGCCTCGCATCACAGCCTGGAACAGCGACCAGCTCCCCATCTATGAGCCAGGCCTCGAGGATGTAGTCAAGGAATGCCGAGGCAGGAACCTCTTCTTCAGCACAGATGTCGAGAAACACGTGCGGGAGGCTGATATCGTTTTTGTTTCAGTGAACACTCCTACCAAGACAAGGGGTCTTGGTGCAGGCAAGGCTGCAGATTTAACTTATTGGGAGAGTGCTGCTCGCATGATAGCAGATGTTTCAAAATCTGACAAGATAGTTGTTGAGAAATCAACTGTTCCAGTTAAAACTGCCGAGGCAATCGAAAAGATTTTGACCCACAACAGCAAGGGCATTAACTTCCAGATCCTCTCAAACCCTGAGTTTCTTGCAGAAGGGACCGCAATCGAAGACCTTTTCAAACCTGACAGGGTCCTGATCGGAGGTCGGGAAACTCCAGGTGGTCAGAAGGCTATCCAAGCATTGAAGGATGTGTATGCCCAATGGGTCCCTGAAGACCGCATCCTCACCACCAATTTGTGGTCTGCTGAGCTCTCAAAATTGGCTGCCAATGCATTTTTGGCACAAAGAATCTCTTCTGTGAATGCCATGTCAGCTCTTTGTGAGGCTACTGGAGCAAATGTCTCACAGGTGGCATATGCTGTTGGAAAGGACTCGAGGATTGGTCCCAAGTTCCTTAATGCTAGTGTTGGTTTTGGTGGCTCTTGCTTCCAGAAGGATATTCTGAATCTGGTTTACATTTGTGAGTGCAATGGTCTTCCAGAGGTGGCTGAATACTGGAAACAGGTTATCAAGATCAATGACTATCAGAAAACTCGTTTTGTCAACCGCGTGGTTGCCTCCATGTTCAACACAGTATCAGGCAAGAAAGTTGCCGTTCTAGGTTTTGCTTTCAAGAAGGATACTGGTGATACTCGAGAGACCCCTGCAATTGATGTTTGCAAGGGACTGTTGGGGGACAAGGCTAAGTTGAGCATATATGACCCTCAGGTGAATGAGGACCAAATTCAGAGAGACCTCTCAATGAACAAGTTCGATTGGGATCATCCTCTTCACCTTCAGCCAATGAGTCCAACAACCGTGAAACAAGTCAGCGTTGTTTGGGATGCCTACACAGCAACAAAGGATGCCCATGCTGTCTGCATCCTTACAGAGTGGGATGAATTTAAGACTCTTGATTATCAGAAGATATATGACAACATGCAAAAACCCGCTTTTATTTTTGATGGTAGGAACGTTGTGGACATGGAGAAGCTTAGAGAGATCGGGTTTATAGTCTACTCAATTGGTAAACCGCTGGATGCCTGGCTCAAGGACATGCCTGCTGTCGCTTAA